The genomic window TATATTCTATGCAACCTGAAATTAGTTGGTAGTCAAAGACCATGAATGCTAGCATTGGCAATAAAATGGGAAGGCTGCTTACATAGGGACCATTCTCCTCTAGAgttaaatatctaattttttgATAATACCTGACCAGAGTTATCCAACACTTATAGCTTATTAAATGGCCACCCTGAAAAATGCTTATCATTAACAATAATGCTAATTACTTCACATGGTTGTAAAAATTAAAGGAGTTAAAAatgtgtaaagtgcttaaaacaacatttagTTTACAGAAAGCAGTAATTTACTAAAATTTACTAATACTATTGTGATGATTATCACAACCTCTCAAGATTTTATGAGTTAACATAAAAgtgtttataaattattaagGCATGACAGGTGATATAGTTTGAGTATCTGTCCCCTCggaatctcatgttgaaatctgatcccaaCAGAGGtagggcctagtgggaggtgtttggatcatgggagcagatccctcatgaatggcttggtgccctccccacagTAATGAGTGAGCGGTTAATAAGCGACTTCTGGCTCTATTAGTTCACATgaaagctggttgtttaaaagagcgtGGCACCTACCCATCCCCTTGCCCTTCCACCAtgattggaagcttcctgaagccctcaccagaagcagatgctggcgccatgcttcttgtacagcctgcagaactctgAGCCaaataatctcttttctttataaattacccagccacgggtattccttcatagcaacagaaaatggactaggATAATAAGTGATacaaacattagaaaatattaagaCTTCATTTAAATCTCTTGTCAGGGAAACATCTACTTAATAACTGCATCTTTTCATCTCTCCTCTTAAAGCATGTAACACCTACTGAGCAAATAACTGGATCTTTTCATCTCTCCTCTTAAAGCATGTAACACCTACTGAGCAATCAATAAGTgcttcttattaatttttacatttatattcagtttttctGAGTAATTTCAAAGTAatcatattcttttataatattgCTAATCCTTGGTTTTACAACACaaacaagtagaaaacaaaattatgtagTTAAAAACCAGAAATGGAGAGGGTTTCCATaagtaactttctttttttttttttttttttttgagacagagtctcactctgttgcccaggctagagtgagtgccgtggcgtcagcctagctcacagcaacctcaaactcctgagctcaagcgatcctcctgtctcagcctcccgagtagctgggactacaggcatgcaccaccatgcccggctaatttttttctatatatatttttagctgtccatataatttctttctatttttagtagagatggggtctcgctcttgctcaggctggtctcgaactcctgagctcaaacgatccgcccacctcggcctcccagagtgctaggattacaggcgtgagccaccacgcccggcctcataaGTAACTTTCAACATTCAAATATATCTTTAAGTCTGTTATGTTTCAACCCAAACCTCCAAACTGATTTCAATTCGAATGCAGCTCCATTCAAAGGAACTATGATGCTCAGCTTCTACTAAAATTGAAAGAATCACAGGCCACAACTTGTCTGTTACTATCATTCCTCATTTCTGAGATTCTAGGACTCCACCTAGAATCTTTTAACACCATCCAACACAAAGATTTTATCACTTTAAACTGAGAAAAGCTATCAAGTGGATGTGCCAAAAGAATCATTTAAATCTTATTCAGAAGGATGGAgccaaaatttctgaaaactaacATACTTTCCATGGATGGGAGAGTAGAGTTTATCTACTAATATAAACTTCTTTCTTTAGTCCAAGTTACAGATCTACTAGATTTTTGGCTATTCCCTCACAACCAAATGTTAGTCTTTCAAGAGAATGCTATGCAACTATGAAAAACAGCGCAGATCAATACTTATACACACGGAGCTCTCTCTACAATATATTGCTGGAAAAAGTAGGCTGTAGAAAAAAGTACaatgatctcatttttataaaatatacacactTGCAGGCAGGCAGAAAAGACTAGAAAGATAGACACCACAATAATGAATGTAGCTGACAGGTGGATAGCAAAATTTTGAGCGTTTAAATTTTTGCATTATCTGGATTTTTCTATAACAAGcatatactattttttataattgggaaaatatatatatatatatatatatatatatgtatgtttggtttttttttttttttttgaaacagagtctcactctatcacccaggtagagtgcagtggcgtcatcctagctcactcaTCACAACCTTGAACTCTGGGCTCAAatgacccttctgcctcaggactctaggcatgtgccacctcacccagctaattttttctatcttttgtagagacgggggtctcttGCTCgggccagtctcgaactcctgacctcaagtgatcctcccaccatggcctcccagagtgaaaaTACTGTTTTCATTTGCTAGTGAGGCAAAAAACATATGCCTGCTTTCGTCTCAAAAAGCTGTAAGTCAGAGTCACTTCATTTACAGTCCAAAGAGAAAGACATTAATTTTAGACCCACTTATTATTTGCTCACTGACAACCATCAATACTTCGGTACTtatccagagaaataaaaaggatacagtgtgttaaaaataaaaatcagcagaGCTAGAGGCATCATCGTTAAAatcctttcagaaaaaaaaaagctgcccaCTGCTAAAACCAGTCTttaaattttctgcttttaaaattgcCTCTTTCCATTCTATGGAAaatgaacagatatttcaccaaaATCTGGGCAATTCCATAGACCAAGAGATCCTTCCTGAAAAACTTTCTGGCCATGCCTGTACCTTCCACAGCAACTTACATGGTGGGGAGGTAGAATGGTTCTAATCTAGACAGAATAAATACGTCAAACTCTTTATTTCATATAACTAAAGGCCAATTTTCCCTTGATACCCTTTCAGTCAGAGTCATACAAGGCTTGCACACTCCAGGCACTGGCCAAATAACtcaaattttaattgatttctatACAGGTACTGTCAAAAACCCACTTGAAAcaactgaatattttaaagacattcaAGGGAATCGCCAATTTTCTGTTACTCTGGACTTTTTTCTATTACTACTATATCAAGTAAAGATTCATAGAAAATCATAAATCTAACATAAACTTCAGTATTCTACAGGAATACTTTTTTAtagattatttacatatttttaatttttaaaatatgcattttttaaatatttatttatttattttggagacaaaatcttcctctgtcaccctaggtagaggGCAtgggcatcattatagctcactgcaacctcaaactcctgggctccagcaatcctcttgcttcagactatcaagtagctgggactacaggcatgcaccatgatgcctggcttatttttctatttttagtagagacagggtcttgctcttgctcaagctggtctcaaactcctgtgctcaagtgatcctctcacctcaaccttccagagtgctagaattacaggcgtgagccactataccCGGTCAgaacacattttatataattctttggtttttaattagtaataataaatacATCTATATGTAAACAATTTTACCTTCTACAAAAGATACTATCCATCAAGTCATATATTACTTACACAGAAAGTCACATGTAAATTCTTTTTAGATTCTATTGCTagaaaaaagcttttctttttcaagcaATGAGAAATATACAACTCAtacttttatttcagtttttgtctTTGCTGTTAGGAGGCTCAGAACTAAATTTTACTTAGGCTGGGCTTCTGGTACATCTTCTAATATTTTACATAGCTCTTGATCTTTTAGTATATGTAATAGAGCATTctactatatatgtattttatcaagCTGCTTCATAATCAGGCATAAGATGGCCATTGTCAATGTCAAAAATTTGAATCAAGTCACAATTCTGTATAGATGCCTTTGCCACTGTAATTAGCCATAAAGTATTTAACACAATGACTgccacagtaaaaaaaatttgttttccttggggccacagtgttttattacgaaaatataataaaaattcgaaaacaaaatgatcctttctaatttaatgaaaaatttgttattttttgttttctgtttgtgagttatatgcaatttaaattgtcaatattaattgtaacaataaaaacatcaacaagaaagattttcacaaaccaactgcagggttttgccctggggtccacccaTCATATAAcatgtatgctacagcatggcagcaTGAGTTGCCTGCACACCACACCattcccaaggtaaagagacgggTGAGTTACACATGCTTCCCGAGGCCCTGGGTGCAAAACtaatgtgagttaaatacaactcacatggcagttaatgtgttaaatgacaataaataccttaaatttattaagctttattttcaaattagaagACTGGGGCAAATGCGGATGGCAAAGAAAACAATGGTTTCATTTCAGgtgaagaaagtattttaaaatatacaggtctctatgaaaatattacaagttttaaaaatttaagtttactTAATTTCACTTACCGTGCTTTTTCAAAATCAGTAAGGTATTTTAAttatgacaaaaaaaatttacatacctTATGTAAACAAGTGTCCACTACCCAATTGCACACATTTTCCAGGTCATCAGATACCTCAAGCCTAGATTTAACAAATTCACAGAGCTCCTCATTACTCATAACATCCCAGATCCCATCACAAGCCAAGATGATAAATTCATCCTCTTCTGCTCTTAAAATTTCATAAACCTCAGGCTCTGGAGAAACAAGTTGTTCTGTTGGGCCCTTGCCATCAACACACTTGTAATCATAGTCCCCCAGAGCACGAGACACTGCTAATGAACCATTAACACGTTGTATCATTACGCTGCCTCCTGCATTTTGGATTCGCTCCTTTTCCCTTGGATTGCAAGGTTTGTGATCCTGGGTAGAAAAGCAGACTTGTCCATTCCTATACAGAACAGCACGTGAATCACCACAGTTGATGAAGTAGATATGCTTAGGTGAAATCATAACTCCCACTGCAGTTGAACCGCTCCTGTCCATCCCGTTTCTGAGGTCTGAAAAGTTACGCATGTATTCATCAATTTTCAAAAAGCCAGTTCTGATACCATTCTTGACATTTTCCACTGAAAGCTCAAGAGCAGATCCTGATTTTCTAGCTGCCCTAAAGTCTTCAGTAGTAGTGATGTGTTCTAATAAATGTGATGAACAGTAATTTGCCACTCGGGATCCAGCATGACCATCATAAACTGCAAAAAATGACCAGTCTTCCAAGCCGTGAGGAATACCTACAACAGCTGTGTGTGCATCTTCCATTTCCACTCTCCATCCTTGCATGCTGCTCAGGCCATAACGTAAACCATTCCCAGCACCATGAGCATTATGTTTTTCAGTTTTGGGCTTATCCAAAAATGCACCCATGTTTAGCAatgaatctgaaagaaaaaaaaattgtaggcaTTAAATGTTTCTCAAGTAAATTTTTCAGTATTATCCTAGTTTactgaaacaacaataaaaataccaCTAAGAAATTTCCTCCCCTACATCCTCCTTGGTTTCTTAGCCCTAGTACATTAGAATCatcagaccaattaaatcagaatctctggggataaGACCCAgatacaagtatttttaaaaagcctctctGGTGATTCATACATGCAGCCAAGTTGAGACCACAGtttgaggagaaaggaaaacagaaataaaatttggttaataagtttttaaaacttcaattcATAAGGTAAGTCCTAAGTTTATATAAGACTGGACAATGAGAATATTCAGAATGGTGAGTTGTCATGTTCAATAAAACCAGGTAGAAAAGTATGCTAATGTACTTTAGAAAGACTTTCAAAAACAAGTATTGAAACCcagattttttccccctagtgATCCTAAAAACCCCAAACTTcgattaaaacataaaaatctccATTCTACAAACATTTGGTCTTATCAAGGTTTTACTGTAAATCAAACTGAAAACTATATACTTATTACTTCAattctgttaaaaacaaaacataccttTAATATGGTGCTAAAAAACATACTTCatattgtttagttttgtaaTCTATGAAGTAACTACCCAGTGTTGGCTGACAAAGACTGTCAAGTACTACTCTTAATTACCCCCTCCTTGCCTGCCcaataataatattctattattatataatagaataaaGCTTTCCCAATTTCAAGTGACTTAGGCttgagcagtggttcccaaaagTCAGATAAGTATCACCTGGTATGTTTTCTACATACAATACTTAGCCCTATACTTTAACTGGCTGGTCTCGGGCAAATTTCTTAGTCACCTGTATTTAtacttcacagggttgctgtgaagaaTGAGTtgatgtaaagtgcttaaaatagtaCTTAAAACATGGTAAACACCCATAAAATGTCTGCTgttattatatacttaaaatgcagattccataGCCCTATCCCCACacccaaagattttttttcaatacatCTTAGATGGGACCATCAAAAAAGCATGCTGGTGACTTAACaatcacattttgagaaacactggtctcTATCAATTGACTTCCATTTGGGTCTGTATATCTttgtaaattatctttttcaGCTATGACCATTACTGAACGTTACAATAAAATTACATATCCTCATTCCTAAAAATCTGATGAACTActcagtatatatatatacttaaaaattgttaacatatatgaattttatattcataattttttctgagttttatcTGAAAAAGACAACTTAAAAAGATAtctaaatgcaaatgaaattgaattgtttattgtatttattaaacCACTTTTCAATCCCATCTACCAATTACAGAAAAAAGTTCTGTTGCGGTTATCATCTTTCCTTGTAGCAGCTCTTGCAATTAAGGTGctgttgttttacattttaacaagTAGGTTCAAAATCTACAAGAACTCCTTATTtagaaggttttttgtttttaatttaggaataaagaaaggagggaaggaaggaaaggtctTTAATTAGATAGCTATAGAGGACCCTAAAAATTGAAGGTAGCGTGGAAGCCCAGCTTGGAAAACCATCAGGAAACAAAACCACCCAAGATTGGGCTGCAAAAACACAGTGAAGCTTACACCACCAACAGCCTTACTTGTCTGCTTCTGTTCATCACTGCAATGACTTCTaccttctgttttctctctgaaaGTCACTTGCTCAAAATTCAAAGTCCTGGGAATAAGCAGCTAAGTGACTGTGTTTTGGTCACCAGCACACCTGTTGGCTGCTCTCAGGAATTGCATTCTTTTGcaaactagaattttttttttaatgttccaaactgatctcattttaaaattcaaattgtcCCATAatgatttaacttttaaaatattatgaaatatcatACACGCAAGTTTATGTAATATGCATATAAAGCTATAGAATAACAGAACACCCATGCATCTAGACTACACAGTTTACATCATCACAGAACATCATACATCAACATCATACATCATAGAACATCATCAAGACCACTGAAATCTCCTATTTAGTCCCACCCCAACTGTACTCCTCTCCCACCTAAGGTGGACACTATcttgaattttctaatttgtatCCCTTGTGGTTTAACCATATTCATGTGTGGTGGTTTAGTTTTACATGTTTGGCACTTTTCACTGATGTACAGTATGTAGTATTagtctactatttttttttttcttgttcaacaTTGCACTTCTGAGATTCATCTACGTTGATACAGAGTTGTAGCCCATTCATTGTATTCCATTGCATGCATGTGCcacaattcatttatccattccacTATCAATTAACATTCGggttacttgtttttctttttatcatgaaCTATGCTGTTTTGGACTATCCTGGTGCACATGTATGAGTTTCTCTAGAAGTTATACCTAAATTCCCAAGTGCTTAAAGAATGCAAATTTGATAGTTAATAGATTATCTTTTTCCCCctaacaaaaatcacaaaacaattaCACCATTGCCAAACATTGTTTCCCAAATGCTCTTTAATatactaatttctttaaaataattactcTCTTAGTAAGTAACCTTTACCTTGAATATAAAGACTAAGAGAGAGCgtttgctgtgtgtgtgcatgcgtgtagAGGGGATAGTGGAGTGAAAGAGCTAAATCTCGTCTTCTGTAATGGGAGATCAATAGATAATTCCTACAACTGAAAAATCAAGAAGCAGCAACTGAAGcacattattgaaagaaatgaagataaattCCAAAGAAATCAGATGTTAAAGAGTTCAAAATGGTGGTTGTTTCTAGGGAAACTTCTGCAAGAAGAAGAGCAGAGAAACTAATGAGCCTTGGCAGAATCATTTAGTTCTTTAAActgtataaatgtttattttaatttttaaaaaactagatttttaaaacgCATGAAGCAAAATAATATCTCAATTAACCTGATTTGGTTATacgaatgtatcaaattatcacatataTCCCCAAAATATGAACATTCAATACATATCAATAACGATCctataaatcagtaagaaaatgacCAACATTACAGGAATTCATTCTCTGGAATTATACCACAACTAGAAATTTTGAGGAAAAGCAATAAAGAGATGGGAGACAGGAGTGAAAGAGATACTTTCCATTATATAATAGCGGTTTGAACCTTTTCCACTTTTAACtatctgaatgaataaaaataaaattacttaaaatttaataCCATTCAATGATTATTATTTCAACTAGGGAAATTCCTTGagtgaatccttttttttttagcaatcagAAGCTATAACCTATAAAAATctaaactattataaatatctatatattgATACCCAAAGTTTTTTCTCTCTGCAAACCAAAGAAACAATCATCCACATTAATACAGTGAGTGAGCCATAAGACTGAGGAGATACATCCTGTTTTTTGAAAACATATCACTGTTTCCTTAAAGAAGTAAACTCATCAGTGAACcctactataaaataaataaaaagcatgaatTTTACACTCAGTGTAGGATGAGAATTAGGACGCAATGGCCACTATTAAGTCAGCATCAAACTGTAACAAAGTATATCATATATTCATGAAGAGATGCAAATACCACAGTAACATAGGGAAAAGCTCTTTtctggaaagaaatttaaaacaaaactaaatatttagTGCTGTTACATTGTAAGTACTAATACAAGTATCAAATTCCACCTAACTGAATTACAATTCTGTAAGACACAAAGTGAACAAAATTTTTGtggtacattttataattttagaaaaataggatTAATGATATTTCCCTAGACACCAATATAGATACTATATTATAAAGCACATTAGCAGAAATCTAACATGTCTGATAACTCTTGCAGGACATTTCTTCAGAAATG from Eulemur rufifrons isolate Redbay chromosome 19, OSU_ERuf_1, whole genome shotgun sequence includes these protein-coding regions:
- the PPM1B gene encoding protein phosphatase 1B isoform X2, with translation MGAFLDKPKTEKHNAHGAGNGLRYGLSSMQGWRVEMEDAHTAVVGIPHGLEDWSFFAVYDGHAGSRVANYCSSHLLEHITTTEDFRAARKSGSALELSVENVKNGIRTGFLKIDEYMRNFSDLRNGMDRSGSTAVGVMISPKHIYFINCGDSRAVLYRNGQVCFSTQDHKPCNPREKERIQNAGGSVMIQRVNGSLAVSRALGDYDYKCVDGKGPTEQLVSPEPEVYEILRAEEDEFIILACDGIWDVMSNEELCEFVKSRLEVSDDLENVCNWVVDTCLHKGSRDNMSIVLVCFSNAPKVSDEAMKKDSELDKHLESRVEEIMVKSGEEGMPDLAHVMRILSAENIPNLPPGGGLAGKRNVIEAVYSRLNPHRESDGGAGDLEDPW
- the PPM1B gene encoding protein phosphatase 1B isoform X1, with product MGAFLDKPKTEKHNAHGAGNGLRYGLSSMQGWRVEMEDAHTAVVGIPHGLEDWSFFAVYDGHAGSRVANYCSSHLLEHITTTEDFRAARKSGSALELSVENVKNGIRTGFLKIDEYMRNFSDLRNGMDRSGSTAVGVMISPKHIYFINCGDSRAVLYRNGQVCFSTQDHKPCNPREKERIQNAGGSVMIQRVNGSLAVSRALGDYDYKCVDGKGPTEQLVSPEPEVYEILRAEEDEFIILACDGIWDVMSNEELCEFVKSRLEVSDDLENVCNWVVDTCLHKGSRDNMSIVLVCFSNAPKVSDEAMKKDSELDKHLESRVEEIMVKSGEEGMPDLAHVMRILSAENIPNLPPGGGLAGKRNVIEAVYSRLNPHRESDGASDEAEESGSQGKLVEALRQMRINHRGNYRQLLEEMLTSYRLAKVEGEESPAEPAATAPSANSDAGNPVTMQESHTESESGLAELDSCNEDAGTKMSGEKI
- the PPM1B gene encoding protein phosphatase 1B isoform X3, producing the protein MGAFLDKPKTEKHNAHGAGNGLRYGLSSMQGWRVEMEDAHTAVVGIPHGLEDWSFFAVYDGHAGSRVANYCSSHLLEHITTTEDFRAARKSGSALELSVENVKNGIRTGFLKIDEYMRNFSDLRNGMDRSGSTAVGVMISPKHIYFINCGDSRAVLYRNGQVCFSTQDHKPCNPREKERIQNAGGSVMIQRVNGSLAVSRALGDYDYKCVDGKGPTEQLVSPEPEVYEILRAEEDEFIILACDGIWDVMSNEELCEFVKSRLEVSDDLENVCNWVVDTCLHKGSRDNMSIVLVCFSNAPKVSDEAMKKDSELDKHLESRVEEIMVKSGEEGMPDLAHVMRILSAENIPNLPPGGGLAGKRNVIEAVYSRLNPHRESDGEK